In a genomic window of Cynocephalus volans isolate mCynVol1 chromosome 1, mCynVol1.pri, whole genome shotgun sequence:
- the B3GNT5 gene encoding lactosylceramide 1,3-N-acetyl-beta-D-glucosaminyltransferase encodes MNLRMFVNGRRVKKWQFVQLFATCFILSLMFFWEPIDNHIVSHVKSYSYRYLINNYDFVNDTLSLKPGSDGARYPYLINHEEKCQAQDVLLLLFVKTAPENYNRRSAIRKTWGNERYIQTQLNANIKTLFVLGTPNPLKGEELQRKLIWEDQMYNDIIQQDFVDSFYNLTLKLLLQFSWANIFCPRAKFLMTADDDIFIHMPNLIEYLQSLEQIGVQDFWIGRVHRGAPPIRDKSSKYYVSYEMYQWPAYPDYTAGAAYVISSDVATKVYSASQTLNTSLYIDDVFMGLCANKMGIVPQYHVFFSGEGKTPYHPCIYEKMMTSHGHVQDLQDLWKDATDPKVKTISKGFFGQIYCRLIKIALLCKLSYVDTYPCRAAFV; translated from the coding sequence ATGAACTTGAGAATGTTTGTTAATGGCAGAAGAGTCAAAAAATGGCAGTTTGTTCAGTTATTTGCCACTTGTTTTATACTAAGCCTCATGTTTTTTTGGGAACCAATTGATAATCACATTGTGAGCCACGTGAAGTCCTACTCTTACCGATACCTCATCAATAACTATGACTTTGTGAATGATACCCTGTCTCTTAAGCCCGGCTCAGATGGGGCTCGCTACCCATACTTGATTAACCACGAGGAGAAGTGTCAAGCACAAGACGTCCTCCTTTTGCTGTTTGTAAAGACTGCTCCCGAAAACTACAATCGACGTTCTGCAATTAGAAAAACATGGGGCAACGAGAGGTATATTCAGACTCAACTTAACGCCAACATCAAAACTCTGTTCGTCTTAGGAACTCCTAATCCGCTGAAGGGAGAAGAACTGCAGAGAAAATTGATTTGGGAAGATCAAATGTACAATGATATCATTCAGCAAGACTTTGTTGATTCTTTCTATAATCTTACTCTTAAATTACTTCTGCAGTTCAGTTGGGCAAATATCTTTTGTCCACGTGCCAAATTCCTTATGACTGCTGATGATGACATATTTATCCACATGCCAAATCTTATTGAATACCTTCAAAGTTTGGAACAGATTGGTGTTCAGGACTTCTGGATTGGTCGTGTTCATCGTGGTGCCCCTCCCATTAGAGACAAAAGCAGCAAATACTATGTCTCCTACGAAATGTACCAGTGGCCAGCTTACCCTGACTATACTGCTGGAGCTGCCTATGTAATCTCCAGTGACGTAGCCACCAAAGTCTATTCAGCATCACAGACACTAAATACTAGTCTTTACATAGACGATGTGTTCATGGGCCTCTGTGccaataaaatggggatagtaccACAATACCATGTGTTTTTTTCTGGGGAAGGCAAAACTCCTTATCATCCCTGCATCTATGAGAAAATGATGACATCTCATGGACATGTACAAGATCTTCAGGACCTTTGGAAGGATGCCACAGATCCTAAAGTAAAAACCATTTCAAAAGGTTTTTTTGGTCAAATATACTGCAGGTTAATTAAGATAGCTCTCCTTTGCAAATTGAGCTATGTGGATACATATCCTTGTAGGGCTGCATTTGTCTAA